The Gymnodinialimonas sp. 57CJ19 genome includes a window with the following:
- a CDS encoding acetyl-CoA carboxylase carboxyltransferase subunit alpha: MNYLDFEKPLAEIEGKAEELRAMARREEGMDVEEQAAALDKKASDMLRDLYKDLTPWRKCQVARHADRPHCKDYIEALFTEYTPLAGDRNFADDQAIMGGLARFNDTPVVVIGHEKGSDTKTRIERNFGMARPEGYRKAVRLMDLADRFNLPVITLVDTPGAYPGKGAEERGQSEAIARSTEKCLQIGVPLISVIIGEGGSGGAVAFATADKVAMLEHSVYSVITPEGCASILWKDSEKMREAAEAMRLTAQDLRQLNVCDLIIDEPLGGAQRDKQGTIANVGKAIEGLLAGIDSANRAALIAKRRKKFLDIGSKGLAA; this comes from the coding sequence ATGAACTACCTCGACTTCGAAAAACCCCTTGCCGAGATTGAAGGCAAAGCGGAAGAACTGCGGGCTATGGCGCGCCGAGAAGAGGGGATGGACGTTGAAGAACAAGCGGCCGCACTCGACAAAAAAGCGTCGGACATGCTGCGTGACCTCTACAAGGATTTGACCCCTTGGCGGAAATGCCAGGTGGCGCGTCACGCCGACCGTCCCCATTGCAAGGACTACATCGAAGCGCTGTTCACGGAATACACGCCGTTGGCCGGTGACCGGAATTTCGCTGACGATCAAGCGATCATGGGCGGCCTTGCCCGGTTCAACGACACGCCCGTTGTCGTCATTGGTCACGAAAAAGGTTCCGATACCAAGACCCGGATTGAACGTAATTTCGGCATGGCTCGGCCCGAAGGTTACCGCAAGGCTGTACGGCTGATGGATCTTGCGGACCGGTTCAACCTGCCGGTCATCACACTGGTGGACACCCCCGGTGCCTATCCCGGTAAAGGCGCGGAAGAACGTGGCCAGTCCGAGGCGATTGCCCGTTCGACCGAAAAATGCCTGCAAATCGGCGTGCCGCTGATTTCGGTCATTATCGGAGAAGGTGGATCGGGCGGCGCGGTAGCTTTCGCCACGGCAGACAAAGTCGCGATGCTGGAGCATTCGGTATACTCCGTCATCACGCCCGAAGGGTGCGCTTCGATCCTGTGGAAAGATTCCGAGAAAATGCGCGAAGCGGCCGAGGCGATGCGCCTGACCGCTCAAGATCTGCGCCAGCTTAACGTTTGCGATCTGATCATTGACGAGCCGCTTGGCGGTGCACAGCGCGACAAGCAGGGCACGATTGCGAATGTCGGCAAAGCGATCGAAGGTCTGCTGGCTGGTATCGACAGCGCAAATCGTGCGGCCCTGATCGCCAAGCGTCGCAAGAAGTTTCTCGACATTGGCTCCAAGGGGCTCGCCGCTTAA
- a CDS encoding pyridoxamine 5'-phosphate oxidase family protein: protein MKIVTDIAALEALYDAAVPTSLQKVWPKLTPLYRQWIEAARFVVLSTVGPEGTDASPRGDDGAVVRIVDNETLMMPDWRGNNRIDSLRNIVRDGRVSLMFMVPGSANVVRVNGTALLTDDLAVTQTFEQRGKHPKTVIVVQTREVYFQCAKAIMRSGLWTRDDAEGLPKAGDFITEVDPGFDGKTYDAEYPVKAPERMW from the coding sequence GTGAAGATCGTGACAGACATCGCTGCGCTGGAAGCCCTCTATGATGCCGCGGTGCCGACATCCTTGCAGAAGGTCTGGCCGAAGCTGACGCCGCTCTATCGGCAATGGATCGAGGCCGCTCGCTTCGTCGTGCTGTCCACGGTCGGGCCTGAGGGCACCGATGCCAGCCCGCGCGGAGACGATGGCGCGGTGGTACGGATCGTGGACAATGAAACGCTGATGATGCCCGATTGGCGCGGCAACAACCGCATCGACAGCCTGCGCAACATTGTCCGCGATGGGCGCGTGTCGCTGATGTTCATGGTGCCGGGATCAGCCAACGTGGTTCGGGTAAATGGAACCGCGCTTTTGACCGATGATCTGGCGGTGACCCAGACGTTCGAGCAGCGCGGGAAACACCCCAAAACGGTGATCGTGGTCCAGACCCGCGAGGTCTATTTCCAATGCGCCAAGGCGATCATGCGGTCGGGCCTATGGACCCGCGACGATGCCGAGGGGCTGCCGAAAGCCGGTGATTTCATCACCGAAGTGGACCCGGGCTTTGACGGCAAAACTTACGACGCGGAATATCCCGTGAAAGCGCCGGAGCGGATGTGGTGA
- a CDS encoding lysophospholipid acyltransferase family protein, protein MQTIRSFVHIVQMYAAMAIIAVVFFPWALFSAKGAHAACHTYCAWVFWTLKWMVGLEIEVRGTPPTDEVLVAAKHQSFLDVMAIYHAVPRGKFIMKSELRFAPFIGQYALRIGCVPVNRGKRGAAIKKMLDDVRSGKQRGGQLIIYPQGTRIAPGVSAPYKAGSGALYGQMGQPCVPVATNIGVFWPKTGITRKPGVAVVEFLPAIEPGLDPKPFLRRLETEIETASDALLDEVGFARGTP, encoded by the coding sequence ATGCAAACGATCCGATCCTTTGTTCACATCGTGCAGATGTATGCGGCGATGGCAATCATTGCTGTGGTGTTCTTTCCCTGGGCCCTGTTCAGCGCCAAGGGCGCCCATGCCGCTTGCCACACCTATTGTGCTTGGGTGTTCTGGACGTTGAAATGGATGGTGGGCCTGGAGATCGAGGTCCGCGGCACGCCCCCCACCGACGAAGTTCTGGTCGCCGCAAAGCACCAGAGCTTTCTCGATGTCATGGCGATTTATCATGCGGTTCCGCGCGGCAAGTTCATTATGAAAAGCGAGCTGCGTTTCGCGCCCTTCATCGGCCAATACGCATTGCGCATCGGCTGTGTGCCGGTGAACCGAGGCAAGCGCGGTGCGGCGATCAAGAAGATGCTCGACGATGTGCGCAGCGGAAAGCAGAGGGGCGGGCAGTTGATTATCTACCCCCAAGGCACGCGTATCGCGCCCGGCGTGTCCGCCCCCTACAAGGCGGGCAGTGGCGCGCTTTATGGGCAGATGGGCCAGCCCTGCGTGCCGGTGGCAACGAACATCGGCGTCTTCTGGCCCAAGACCGGCATCACCCGGAAACCCGGCGTTGCGGTGGTCGAGTTCTTGCCTGCGATCGAGCCGGGCTTGGATCCGAAACCGTTTCTAAGGCGGCTGGAAACGGAGATTGAGACGGCCAGCGATGCGCTTCTGGATGAAGTGGGTTTCGCGCGGGGCACTCCGTGA
- a CDS encoding FtsX-like permease family protein encodes MSLGADVFALISRDSQADRVVPRSGQSARLTLATSAAMAFLAVFAMALSMASGRLADRWSDALAQSSTIRISAPEAELEAQTWAVLTVLEQTPGIESARALSDEDQQALLSPWFGPDLPLDDLPIPRLIEIIETPEGYDPDGLRQRLAAEAPGAVLDDHDRWRRPLADAASRLRLLGGLALVLILGATAAMVTLAAQAALSANEQVIRVLRLVGARDSYIARAFVRRFTLRALTGAAMGTGIGVLAVLILPSARDTAAILTGLSFSGAGWLWPLLIPILAATTAFFATRFAAFRTLRGLQ; translated from the coding sequence ATGAGCTTGGGGGCAGATGTTTTCGCTTTGATCAGCAGGGATTCCCAAGCCGACCGGGTGGTGCCGCGCAGTGGGCAATCGGCACGGCTCACGCTGGCCACCTCTGCGGCGATGGCATTTCTGGCGGTGTTTGCCATGGCGCTTTCGATGGCATCGGGGCGCTTGGCCGATCGCTGGTCGGACGCCTTGGCGCAATCCTCTACCATTCGCATTTCCGCCCCAGAGGCCGAGTTGGAAGCGCAGACATGGGCGGTGCTGACAGTGTTGGAGCAAACACCGGGTATTGAAAGCGCGCGTGCCCTGTCTGATGAGGATCAGCAGGCGCTGCTGTCGCCCTGGTTCGGCCCCGACTTGCCGCTGGATGACCTTCCCATTCCGCGCCTGATCGAGATTATCGAAACCCCCGAGGGCTATGACCCAGACGGCCTGCGTCAACGCTTGGCCGCAGAAGCCCCGGGCGCCGTGCTGGACGACCACGACCGCTGGCGCCGCCCCCTGGCCGATGCTGCCAGCCGCTTGCGATTACTGGGGGGGCTGGCGCTGGTGCTGATCCTTGGGGCCACGGCGGCGATGGTCACCCTTGCCGCACAAGCGGCCCTGTCTGCCAATGAACAGGTCATTCGCGTCCTGCGCCTTGTGGGTGCGCGCGACAGCTACATCGCCCGCGCCTTTGTGCGCCGCTTCACCCTACGCGCCCTGACAGGGGCCGCGATGGGCACGGGCATCGGTGTGCTGGCGGTGCTGATCTTGCCCTCGGCCCGCGATACGGCGGCGATCCTGACGGGCCTCAGCTTTTCCGGCGCGGGGTGGCTCTGGCCCCTGCTGATTCCGATCCTTGCGGCCACGACGGCGTTTTTCGCCACACGCTTCGCCGCGTTCCGCACGTTGCGAGGGCTTCAATGA
- a CDS encoding ATP-binding cassette domain-containing protein, producing MIEMQDAAYGYGAEPLLSGLSLNLVPGSFHFLTGPSGAGKTTFLKLCYAELLPTGGNISLFGHTATGLTRDGIADLRQRIGVVHQDCKFLDHLPLIDNLALPLTVTGKGNMVQESNLTELIGWVGLSARANATPPELSGGERQRAALARAIIMDPDLILADEPTGNVDWEMSLRLLNLLVELNKLGKTVVIATHDLALIRAAKQRVQARVLRIQGGQIISAGADL from the coding sequence ATGATCGAGATGCAAGACGCCGCCTATGGCTACGGGGCTGAGCCGCTTCTGTCGGGCCTTTCGCTGAACCTTGTGCCGGGCTCGTTTCACTTCCTGACGGGGCCTTCAGGCGCAGGGAAAACCACGTTTCTCAAGCTCTGCTACGCAGAGTTGCTGCCAACCGGCGGCAACATCAGCTTGTTCGGACATACGGCCACGGGCCTGACCCGCGACGGCATCGCCGATTTGCGACAGCGCATTGGAGTGGTGCATCAGGATTGTAAATTCCTCGACCATCTTCCCTTGATCGACAATCTCGCCCTGCCCCTGACGGTGACCGGAAAGGGCAATATGGTGCAGGAAAGCAATCTGACCGAGCTGATCGGTTGGGTCGGTCTTTCGGCCCGAGCCAACGCCACCCCGCCGGAGCTGTCAGGAGGGGAGCGTCAGCGGGCGGCCTTGGCCCGCGCGATCATCATGGACCCGGACCTGATCCTTGCCGATGAGCCGACGGGTAACGTCGATTGGGAAATGTCCCTGCGGTTGCTGAACCTACTGGTCGAGTTGAACAAGCTTGGCAAAACGGTGGTGATTGCCACCCATGATCTGGCGCTGATCCGTGCCGCCAAGCAAAGGGTGCAAGCCCGTGTGCTGCGCATTCAAGGCGGGCAGATCATCTCGGCGGGGGCGGACCTATGA
- a CDS encoding zinc-ribbon domain-containing protein: MRLTCPNCSARYEVDEAMVPPGGRDVQCSNCSQTWFQPGRRVPEAPVAPAAPEEPVEDTPQEEEAPAVGGEAAEEPVQPERRPVDASVSDILREEAEREARLRRAEAAPEMAPQQEEMSLPEDQLSHRERRIAELENAEDAFETEQISAAVASAAAASRREEFPDIEEINSTLRATGDRREEEASATDVDTIAGPSRRRGSARRGFLLVLVLAAIAAGIYVYAPLIKETVPQVAQVLDSYVEAVNSARFWLDDMARSLAGDAGA, from the coding sequence ATGCGGTTAACCTGCCCCAATTGCAGCGCACGATATGAAGTTGATGAAGCCATGGTTCCCCCCGGTGGGCGCGATGTGCAGTGTTCCAATTGTTCGCAGACCTGGTTTCAGCCGGGCCGCCGTGTACCGGAAGCGCCTGTCGCGCCCGCAGCCCCCGAGGAACCTGTAGAAGATACCCCGCAAGAGGAAGAAGCGCCTGCCGTAGGCGGTGAGGCCGCTGAAGAACCCGTGCAGCCAGAGCGGCGCCCCGTGGACGCCAGCGTTTCCGACATCCTACGCGAAGAAGCGGAGCGGGAGGCCCGTTTGCGCCGCGCCGAAGCCGCGCCTGAAATGGCCCCTCAGCAAGAAGAAATGTCTCTGCCCGAAGATCAGCTGTCCCACCGGGAACGCCGCATCGCAGAGCTTGAGAATGCTGAAGACGCCTTTGAGACCGAGCAGATCAGCGCCGCCGTTGCCAGCGCCGCCGCCGCGTCCCGGCGCGAGGAATTCCCCGACATCGAGGAAATAAACTCCACCCTGAGGGCGACCGGAGACCGTAGGGAAGAAGAGGCCAGCGCCACCGATGTGGATACCATCGCAGGCCCAAGCCGCCGTCGCGGCTCTGCCCGACGGGGCTTTTTGTTGGTGCTTGTTCTGGCGGCAATTGCTGCGGGCATCTACGTCTACGCGCCATTGATCAAAGAGACGGTGCCGCAGGTCGCCCAAGTGCTCGATAGCTATGTCGAGGCGGTGAACAGCGCCCGGTTCTGGTTGGATGATATGGCCCGGTCCCTTGCGGGTGACGCAGGGGCCTAG
- a CDS encoding DUF4175 domain-containing protein codes for MTHSTPDEAPKTDAIKRLIWPLRLTRLGMVAERAVRAFWPLWTVLFVVFAALSFGAGNLFSPTLTWTALALIALGTLVLLAIGLRRFRMPSHADALERLDATMPGRPISTLLDSPAVGGNDPASQSVWAAHIARMANRAAGARAPQPNLRLSRNDPYALRYVGAVALAMALLFGGLSRVTEVGEVPLGPGAATASAGPSWEGWVEPPIYTGLPSLYLNDITADSFEAPLGSDITLRAYGAPGDITLRTDIGPVPELDETAYAQTVTMERAGTLAVDGPGGREWQVAVRPDQPPTVALEGEVEGEAPSAMQFSFTASDDYGVRSGTATIRLNPDAADRRYGLAIDPEPREPVVLDLPMPFRGNRDEFTEVLLEDLSEHPFANLPVTLTLSVMDDAGQTAEATYDVARLPGQRFFDPLANALVEMRRDILWNRDNASRASRLLRALTHRPEDDLSDGVYRALRAAIQRLESAIDLISTETQEEVAEILWNAALELEFSEEGSALERLRRAQERLAEAMRQGATDEEIAQLLQEMREAMDDYMQELADNTEFGDDTDQPDDGGEGQEMTSADLDEMLRRIEELMQEGRIAEAMEMLQALQEMLENMEITQGEGSGDGPQTPGQEAMEGLQDTLRGQQELSDDAFQDLQDQLNPNRPGQQSGQSGNAPQGNQPGQEGDNPGQGQGGENGEEPSGSLAERQQDLLRQLEEQARRLPGTGTEAGDEALEQLDGAGEAMDDAAQALERGDIAEALDLQSEAMEALREGMTQLGEALAQEQGAEPGQGQAEGNRAEGQPLQDPLGRQAGNNGAYGSDDSGLGDGEDAQQRARELLDLLRDRAAEQARPELERDYLRRLLDQF; via the coding sequence ATGACCCACTCGACACCTGATGAGGCCCCAAAAACCGACGCGATCAAGCGGTTGATCTGGCCCTTGCGGCTGACCCGCCTCGGCATGGTCGCGGAGCGTGCCGTGCGGGCGTTCTGGCCGCTGTGGACGGTGCTGTTTGTGGTCTTCGCGGCGCTGTCCTTCGGGGCAGGTAACCTGTTTAGCCCAACCCTCACATGGACGGCCTTGGCGCTTATCGCCTTGGGAACGCTCGTTCTTTTGGCCATTGGACTGCGGCGCTTCAGGATGCCCTCCCATGCCGATGCGTTGGAACGGTTGGACGCCACCATGCCAGGGCGGCCGATCTCGACCCTGCTCGACAGCCCCGCCGTCGGTGGCAACGATCCGGCCAGCCAATCGGTCTGGGCGGCGCATATTGCCCGCATGGCCAACCGGGCGGCCGGTGCCCGCGCGCCCCAGCCTAACCTGCGCCTGTCGCGCAATGATCCTTACGCTTTGCGCTATGTGGGCGCGGTCGCCTTGGCCATGGCGCTTTTGTTTGGCGGCCTGTCACGGGTGACCGAGGTGGGCGAGGTTCCGCTTGGCCCCGGCGCGGCGACCGCTTCTGCCGGGCCATCGTGGGAAGGCTGGGTGGAGCCGCCGATTTATACCGGGCTGCCGTCGCTCTACCTCAACGACATTACCGCCGACAGTTTTGAAGCGCCGCTCGGCTCGGACATTACCCTGCGGGCCTACGGCGCCCCCGGCGACATTACCCTGCGCACCGATATCGGCCCCGTGCCGGAGCTGGATGAAACCGCCTATGCGCAAACCGTCACGATGGAGCGGGCCGGCACCTTGGCCGTCGATGGCCCCGGCGGGCGCGAATGGCAGGTGGCCGTGCGCCCCGATCAGCCCCCCACCGTCGCGCTGGAGGGCGAGGTTGAGGGCGAAGCGCCCAGTGCCATGCAGTTCAGCTTCACGGCCAGCGATGATTACGGCGTCCGATCCGGCACCGCGACGATCCGCTTGAACCCCGACGCCGCTGACCGCCGCTATGGCCTGGCCATTGATCCCGAACCCCGCGAGCCGGTGGTGCTGGATCTGCCAATGCCGTTCCGGGGCAACCGCGATGAATTTACCGAAGTCTTGTTGGAAGACCTGTCCGAACATCCCTTTGCCAACCTTCCCGTGACCCTGACGCTTTCGGTGATGGATGACGCGGGCCAAACGGCTGAGGCCACCTACGACGTGGCGCGGCTTCCGGGGCAGCGCTTCTTCGATCCGCTGGCCAATGCGCTGGTGGAGATGCGCCGCGATATCCTTTGGAACCGAGACAATGCCTCCCGCGCCTCTCGGCTGCTGCGCGCGCTGACCCATCGCCCCGAAGATGACCTGAGCGATGGCGTTTACCGCGCCCTTCGCGCCGCAATCCAACGGCTTGAATCGGCCATCGACTTGATCTCGACCGAGACGCAGGAAGAGGTGGCCGAGATCCTGTGGAACGCCGCGCTGGAGCTGGAATTCAGCGAGGAAGGCAGCGCCTTGGAACGTTTGCGGCGAGCGCAGGAACGGTTGGCCGAGGCCATGCGCCAGGGCGCCACGGACGAGGAAATCGCCCAGTTGCTGCAGGAAATGCGCGAGGCAATGGACGACTATATGCAGGAGTTGGCCGACAACACGGAATTCGGCGACGACACCGACCAACCCGATGACGGTGGCGAAGGCCAAGAGATGACCAGCGCCGATCTGGACGAAATGCTGCGCCGGATTGAAGAGCTGATGCAGGAAGGCCGGATCGCCGAAGCAATGGAAATGCTGCAAGCCTTGCAAGAGATGTTGGAAAACATGGAGATCACCCAAGGCGAAGGCAGCGGCGATGGCCCGCAGACGCCAGGGCAGGAGGCGATGGAAGGCCTGCAAGACACTCTGCGCGGGCAACAGGAATTGTCCGACGACGCGTTCCAAGACCTGCAAGATCAGCTCAACCCTAACCGTCCCGGCCAGCAAAGTGGCCAGAGCGGGAACGCGCCCCAAGGCAACCAACCGGGCCAGGAGGGGGACAACCCCGGCCAAGGTCAGGGCGGCGAGAATGGCGAAGAACCATCAGGCAGCCTGGCGGAACGGCAACAGGACTTGCTGCGTCAACTGGAAGAACAGGCCCGTCGTTTGCCGGGCACTGGCACCGAAGCGGGAGACGAGGCTCTGGAGCAGTTGGACGGCGCGGGCGAAGCGATGGACGACGCCGCCCAAGCGCTGGAACGCGGCGACATTGCCGAGGCGCTTGATCTGCAATCCGAAGCGATGGAAGCCCTGCGAGAAGGCATGACTCAACTGGGCGAGGCGTTGGCCCAGGAACAGGGCGCAGAGCCGGGACAGGGCCAAGCCGAAGGCAACCGCGCCGAAGGCCAGCCGCTGCAAGACCCACTGGGTCGCCAAGCCGGCAACAACGGCGCTTATGGGTCGGATGACAGCGGGCTAGGCGACGGTGAAGACGCGCAACAACGGGCGCGGGAATTGCTGGACCTGCTGCGCGATCGTGCGGCAGAGCAAGCCCGGCCAGAACTTGAACGGGATTACCTGCGCCGCTTGCTCGACCAGTTTTAA